GATTTCACGCACACTCTGCACCGGCTGCTCGGCCAACACGGCGAGCAGCGCGGCATCGGCATTGCGCCCGGCATCCGCCAAATACTTGGCAAAGAGTCGTTCACGCAACGAACGGTCCGGCGCCTGAATGGGCACCACTAGTCCGCCCTCAAAGCGCGAGCGTAAGCGCGCTTCGAGATCGGGAATCTCCGCCGGCGGACGATCGCTCGTCATCACGATCTGCTTGCCAGCCGCGACGATGGTGTTGAAGAGCAAGAAGAGTTCTTCCTGCGTCCGCTCCTTCCCCGCCACAAACTGCACATCATCAATGATCAAGGCGTCGGCGTTGCGGTAGCGAATGCGCCAGCGCTCCACCGATCCACCCTGAATGGCCGCAATGAGTTCATCCACGAACTTCTGCGCGTGCACGTACGCCACGACTTTCGGCGCCGCACCTGTTCCGGTGAGCGTATTGCCGATGGCGTTGAGCAGATGCGTTTTGCCCACTCCGCTCGGGCCATAGAACACGAGCGGGTTGTATTTCGTGCCGGGTTCGGCGATCACCGCATCGGCGGCGTGCACCGCGAGCTGGTTGGAGGTGCCCACCTCAAATGCGGAGCGCACGAACGACGGACTCGGCCCCTCGGGCGGCGTGGCGCCGGCGAGCGCGCGTTCGACCAGATCCTCTGCCTCCGCCATGCGTTCGGGATCGCGAAAGACGGCCTCGCCGCCGAGGGCCGGATCCACGCCGGTGGCCGTCAGTTCAAGATTCCGCAGATGCTCCACGGCCGCTTCGAATGTCTTCAGCAGCCCGTCAACATCCGGCTCCTTCGGGAGCGAGAGCGCCCGCTCAATAACCCGCGTGCGGTAGCCTTCCCCACGCCAATGCTGCACCGCAGCTGACAATCGCGACTGCCATGACTCCAGCTGCTGCGCTACATCCTTCGACACATCGGAGAGGAAACTTTCAAACTCGCCAAGGGACCGACCCTCGGGCTCTGCCGACGTCGACGCAGGGGCACTATCGGCGCCGATCGCCTGATGCGCCACGAGCCGGTTGAGCGCGCCCTGCAGTTCACGAACGCTCGAAAAACTGAACGCTGCCAACTCCTCGAGCACGCCCTCCTTGAACGAGAGCTGGCGCTCGTCGCAGTTGGCGCGGAGAATCGCCATGCGCGTCTCAAACTCCGGCGCGGTCACATCCGCAATCAGGCCGCCACTCAGGCGACTGACGAGCCGCGCGTCCACATCGGGGATCTCCGACGGCGGACGGTCACTCGTCAGCACAATCTGACGGCCCGCGCGTTGCATGCGCTCGAACAACTTCAGCAACTCGGCCTGCACCTCCCGATGGCCGGTCAGGAACTGCACGTCGTCAATCAGCAGCAATCCCACCCGCTCGTAGCGGCTCGAGAACGCGTCGAGGTGCCCCGCGGACGTCGCGGCAAGGAGTTGCTCCACAAAGTCCAGCAGCGACAGGTACTCAACATCAAGACCCGGGTGCAGCGCTTCACTCAGATGACCGATCGCCGACAACACGTGGGTCTTCCCCAGCCCCGTGCCGCCGTAAATGAAGAGCGGGTTGTACACGGCACCCGGCGACTCCGCCACCGCACGCGCGGCCGCGACGGCAAGACGGTTGCCCGCCCCCACCACGAGGTTGTCAAACCGGAGCCGCGAATCAACACGCACGCTAGAAGCGCCCCCCACCCGCCGCGCTCAACTTGCGCAGCACCTGTTCCGACACGGCACGCAACGTTTCGAATACGCCGGGGCCATGCAACGCATCCGCCCCAAAACTCGGCACGCCACGAAAGTTCAGCTGGTCATCGAGCTCGGGCACCGTCAACAGCACCTCTGGCGGCAGATCCTGTTTGTTGTACTGCAGCACCAGCGGCATCGTGCGCGCATCAATGCCGTATTCCGCCAGATTCGCGTGCATGTCCTGCATCGACTCAATATTCTCATCCATTTGCCGCGCCTGGCTGTCGGCCACAAACACTACTCCGTCCGCGCCTTGCAGCACGAGCTTGCGGGTGGTCTGGTAATACACTTGGCCGGGCACTGTATACAATTGAAACCGCGTTGAAAAACCGGAAATGGTGCCGAGGTCGAGCGGCAGAAAATCAAAGAACAGCGTACGATCGGTCTGCGTGGCCAGGGACACCATCTGTCCTTTGCGGTCAGCCGGTACCTGCCCATAAATGTAGTGCAGATTCGTCGTCTTTCCGGACCTTCCAGGGCCGTAGTAGACGATTTTGCACGTGATTTCGCGCGACGCGTAGTTGACCAGGCTCACGGTTGCCTCATGCTCGGCCGAACATCACGGCAAGGTTGCGATTGAGCTCGCTTTCAAAGTTCTCAGCGAGTGCGGCGGGCTCGGCGTCGGCGCTCGGCGCTACAGCCGCCACGTCACGGCAAAACTGCTGGAAGAACAACTGCACCAGTCCCAGCGAACTTTCTTCGTCGAACACCGCGAACAGAATGAGCGGAGTCGCCTGCGTGAGAACCGTCGCGCGAAAGAACTGCCGAGTGGTCCCCACATAATGCACACCGCTGAACGGCTGGCCTTCCAACTGACGGCCGAGCTCGGCCGACGACGCATGCGCCGCCGCGGCGAGAGCGCACGCGGTCATCACGTCGACCGAACGCGCAAAGCCAAACTGCCCGAGCACCTGCCCTGTCGGGTGCAACAGCACGCCCAGCTCAAGCCGCGCGTCGGACACCAGCTGACGCAACGGCGTCTCTACCCAGGTGGCGGCAACGGAGAGTTTCATGCGAACAGCTCCAGCGCACGCAACATCTCCACACGCACCAAGCCCACATTCACCATCGGCTCTGCAATCACGACGAGCACGAGTTCGTTGCGCCCCACGGCGCACACGCGACCCGCGTCGGCCGTGAGTTCAAAGAAGGCCGCCTCACCAAATCCTGCTGCCAACGCCGACCGGCGTGCTTTGCGATACAACGATGCCGTCAGCGCGGCGAACGCGGTGCCGTTGAGTCCAATCTGAAGATTGGCTTCCACGATCATCCCGTCGCGCTCGCCCACCACAAAGCACCCCGACACCCCGCGGTGACGGATGAGGGCGCTGAGCACGCCGGCGAATGGACTGCTCACGTCCCCGTCTCCAGCCAGCGTCCCACGCGCTCAAGCGAACGCTCGAGGAGACGTCGCACGTAGCCCAAGGGCACGCTGCGCGGCGATGCCACGAGCAACACGCCATCCACACTCGGCGCCATCGCGACACTGGCCGCCTCCGACTCAAAGACGATCTGGTGCCACGCGCCAAGTCCAAGGTGCCGTACCGCGCGCGCGGCCTCGTCGCTGATGCCGGACAACTGCGCGCCTAAATCTGCCCCGAGATCGCGGCCGTCGGCGGTCACATACTGCCCCGCCACCACGAACCCGTCGCGATCAATCAGCAGCACGGTCTGCGGTTGGTCCCCGATCACCGCGTCGAAGAGGGCGCGGGCGTCAGAGACTTGCGCGCTCGCCCTGACTGTCGGCGCGGTCTCCCACGCGCCATCCGGTAGGGCCGACGCGTTGTCGCCCGACGCATCGCTCGCCGCATTGCCCGTCGTATCCGCTGTCGCCTCGCCCGCCGCGATGGTCGCGCGCACGGTCGCGAGCGCCGCCGCGAGCGAGTGATCGCTCGGATCGGCGGCAAGCGCGGCGGCGAGCCAGAGCGCCGCATGTTCGAATTCGCCCTGTTGGAAGCAGAGGAACCCAAGGCCCTTCTGCGCCGCAGCATCGCTCGGCGAGAGGTGCAACACAAACTCCCACTCGGCGCGCGCGCGCGCGAAGTCGCCCATATCAATGGCAATGCGCGCCAGAAGGTCGTGTGCATCCGGACGCTGTTGATGCCGCTCAGCCCCGCGCGTCGCCACCTTGAGGGCTACGTCCAACTGTCCCCGACGGCGCAACGTCTCCCCTAACTGCAGGAAGACCGTGCTCGACGGGTCAGCCGCCAGCGCGTCGCTCAGCGCGCGGATGTCGTCAGACGCCATGCCACTTCTCCAGCATTGCCTGTAGACGCGCGGCGGCGTTCATCCCGTCACGAATCTCGTCGGCCTGTTGGTGCAACGGACGTTCAGCCAGCACGCGCGACCACGCGTCCGCGGCACCACGGAAATCTGCCTGACGGAGCAACGAAAAGCCCAGCGTCAGGTCGTCGGCTGGCGACCGTTGACCGGCCGCAGAAACCAGTGGCGTCACCGCCGCAGTGACCACAGGCGTCACGGCCGCAGTCACCACAGGCGTCACAGCCGCAGTGACCACAGGCGTCATCAGTGGAGTCTGCACGCGCTCCACCGGCTGCACCGATGCCCCGCTCGCCATCCGCAGTTCCACGACGCCGGTGGTCACGAGCCCGTACACCACCTTGGCCACTTCAAAGTCGCTGCGGCTCAATTCCGCAGCAATCGACCGGAGATCGTGCTCACCGTCAATCCGCGTGAGCACCTCCCACTCGCTCGGCAACAGGTCGAGCTGAGGTCCACCGTCATCCGCGACCGGCGCAAACGTCGGCACCGCAGACAGACTCGGCACACGATCCGAAATGCGCGACCATTCATCAATCCGGCGCGCTCCTTCCATCATCAACGACTCGGTGCCGATCTCCACCGTCGAGCCGGCGCCCACCGGCCCTTCTTCAAAGCGGAAGAACCCTTCCCCCCACGACAACAGCTCAAACACCACCGCCTCAATCTGCAATCGCATCTGCCGCTCGAGTTCTTTGCTCGACAGCGCGCCAGACTCCACGAGAATCTCACCGAGTCGTCGGTCGTCACCGGCATCCGCCTGCGCCAACCGGGCATTTTCGATGTCGGCCTTCGTCACCTTGCCCGCGCGCAGCAGCAGTTCGCCAATGCGGTGCGGATTACTGCGAATCGTGGCGCCCACCACACGACCACGCGCGAAGAGGACCGTCCCTTCGTTGTCGCGCAGCTCCGAGGTCACGGCCAACGTTCCCGTCT
This portion of the Gemmatimonadota bacterium genome encodes:
- a CDS encoding tetratricopeptide repeat protein, translating into MASDDIRALSDALAADPSSTVFLQLGETLRRRGQLDVALKVATRGAERHQQRPDAHDLLARIAIDMGDFARARAEWEFVLHLSPSDAAAQKGLGFLCFQQGEFEHAALWLAAALAADPSDHSLAAALATVRATIAAGEATADTTGNAASDASGDNASALPDGAWETAPTVRASAQVSDARALFDAVIGDQPQTVLLIDRDGFVVAGQYVTADGRDLGADLGAQLSGISDEAARAVRHLGLGAWHQIVFESEAASVAMAPSVDGVLLVASPRSVPLGYVRRLLERSLERVGRWLETGT
- a CDS encoding GTPase domain-containing protein, encoding MSLVNYASREITCKIVYYGPGRSGKTTNLHYIYGQVPADRKGQMVSLATQTDRTLFFDFLPLDLGTISGFSTRFQLYTVPGQVYYQTTRKLVLQGADGVVFVADSQARQMDENIESMQDMHANLAEYGIDARTMPLVLQYNKQDLPPEVLLTVPELDDQLNFRGVPSFGADALHGPGVFETLRAVSEQVLRKLSAAGGGRF
- a CDS encoding DnaA/Hda family protein; this encodes MRVDSRLRFDNLVVGAGNRLAVAAARAVAESPGAVYNPLFIYGGTGLGKTHVLSAIGHLSEALHPGLDVEYLSLLDFVEQLLAATSAGHLDAFSSRYERVGLLLIDDVQFLTGHREVQAELLKLFERMQRAGRQIVLTSDRPPSEIPDVDARLVSRLSGGLIADVTAPEFETRMAILRANCDERQLSFKEGVLEELAAFSFSSVRELQGALNRLVAHQAIGADSAPASTSAEPEGRSLGEFESFLSDVSKDVAQQLESWQSRLSAAVQHWRGEGYRTRVIERALSLPKEPDVDGLLKTFEAAVEHLRNLELTATGVDPALGGEAVFRDPERMAEAEDLVERALAGATPPEGPSPSFVRSAFEVGTSNQLAVHAADAVIAEPGTKYNPLVFYGPSGVGKTHLLNAIGNTLTGTGAAPKVVAYVHAQKFVDELIAAIQGGSVERWRIRYRNADALIIDDVQFVAGKERTQEELFLLFNTIVAAGKQIVMTSDRPPAEIPDLEARLRSRFEGGLVVPIQAPDRSLRERLFAKYLADAGRNADAALLAVLAEQPVQSVREIIGVVNRLGVAADATGVPVNAALARAELGLATPFAGVHSVGNATRSSRSLMFDAEKLVWEWPDVSARIVEDLR
- a CDS encoding DUF4388 domain-containing protein — encoded protein: MAIEGPLKELGVHDVFQLLDLSRKTGTLAVTSELRDNEGTVLFARGRVVGATIRSNPHRIGELLLRAGKVTKADIENARLAQADAGDDRRLGEILVESGALSSKELERQMRLQIEAVVFELLSWGEGFFRFEEGPVGAGSTVEIGTESLMMEGARRIDEWSRISDRVPSLSAVPTFAPVADDGGPQLDLLPSEWEVLTRIDGEHDLRSIAAELSRSDFEVAKVVYGLVTTGVVELRMASGASVQPVERVQTPLMTPVVTAAVTPVVTAAVTPVVTAAVTPLVSAAGQRSPADDLTLGFSLLRQADFRGAADAWSRVLAERPLHQQADEIRDGMNAAARLQAMLEKWHGV